The Streptococcus sp. VT 162 genome has a window encoding:
- a CDS encoding rRNA (guanine-N1)-methyltransferase — MNTNLKPKLQRFASATAFSCPICQENLALVESSLKCSNRHSFDLAKFGYVNLAPQIKQSANYDKENFQNRQQILEAGFYQAILEGISDLLTTNPSAKTVLDIGCGEGFYSRKLQESHSDKTFYAFDISKDSVQIAAKSELNWSVNWFVGDLARLPIKDASMDILLDIFSPANYGEFRRVLSKDGILIKVIPTENHLKEIRQRVQDQLTNKDYSNQDIKEHFQEYFSIQSIQIASLTKPITAEQRQALLSMTPLLFHVDQTKIDWSQLTEITIEAEILVGKAL, encoded by the coding sequence ATGAATACAAACCTCAAACCCAAACTTCAGCGTTTTGCTTCTGCGACTGCCTTTTCCTGCCCTATCTGCCAAGAAAATCTGGCCTTGGTAGAGTCTAGCCTCAAGTGTAGCAACCGCCATTCTTTTGATCTGGCAAAATTCGGCTATGTCAACTTGGCTCCGCAAATCAAGCAATCTGCCAACTACGACAAGGAAAACTTCCAAAACCGCCAGCAAATTCTTGAAGCTGGTTTTTATCAGGCTATTTTAGAAGGTATCTCGGACTTACTAACAACTAATCCATCCGCAAAAACAGTCTTGGATATCGGTTGTGGCGAAGGTTTCTACTCTCGTAAACTCCAAGAAAGTCACTCTGATAAAACCTTCTATGCCTTTGACATTTCAAAAGACTCGGTCCAAATCGCAGCTAAAAGTGAACTCAACTGGTCAGTTAATTGGTTTGTCGGTGACCTGGCTCGACTTCCTATAAAAGACGCCAGTATGGATATCCTGCTCGACATCTTTTCACCTGCCAACTATGGGGAATTCCGTCGCGTTTTATCCAAAGATGGCATCTTGATCAAGGTCATCCCGACTGAAAATCACCTCAAAGAAATCCGTCAAAGGGTACAAGACCAGCTGACAAACAAGGACTATTCCAACCAAGATATCAAGGAACATTTCCAGGAATACTTCAGCATCCAATCTATCCAAATAGCTTCCCTAACCAAACCCATCACAGCCGAGCAACGCCAAGCTTTACTTAGCATGACCCCCCTTCTCTTTCATGTTGACCAGACCAAAATTGACTGGAGTCAACTGACAGAGATTACCATTGAGGCAGAGATTTTGGTTGGGAAAGCACTGTAA
- a CDS encoding ATPase P, with protein MSFKVLHRGYQHIRLSSSFSLTLDIQDYLRSLARDEKGIESIQFYMDQQHFTLRIKEGFSVLDNAEAFLKRIDKGKVSELMTLPIRREESAYSIVSGAAIKRVLFRSFVPYPIRYIWTCYQALGYIREAYQTLARKELTMEVLDCSAILLSLFMNQSKTASNIMFMLDLGNHLDQWSLKKTATDLEQSLLAKESDVFLVQGDTVVSIKSSDVQIGDVLVLSQGNEILFDGQVVSGLGMVNESSLTGESFPVEKRESDLVCANTVLETGELRIRVTDNQMNSRILQLIELMKKSEENKKTKQRYFIKMADKVVKYNFLGAGLTYLLTGSFSKAISFLLVDFSCALKISTPVAYLTAIKEGLNREMVIKDGDVLEKYLEVDTFLFDKTGTITTSYPIVEKVLPFGDYSEEDILRISACLEEHIYHPIANAIVKQAEIEGIEHEEMHGKLQYIASKGIKSHIDGQPVLIGNYVLMQDEQIHISSEQNALIEEYKSHYNLLFLAYQNELIGMFCIHTPLRKEAKAALEKLKAQGKKLILATGDTLVRTEELVKDLPFDQVYTDLKPDGKFELVEELQKAGHTILMVGDGLNDSAALTLSDIGVVMNESADISKQMSDILLLDNRLDFFQELDWLSSSLQTLIKKNIQDTVVVNSSLIGFGLFNWLSPSNLSILHNLTTLRIVLRSLSIKG; from the coding sequence ATGTCTTTTAAAGTGCTACATAGAGGATACCAACATATCCGACTATCATCTTCTTTTTCACTCACCTTGGATATTCAAGACTATCTTCGTTCCTTGGCGAGAGATGAAAAGGGGATTGAGTCTATCCAGTTTTACATGGATCAACAGCACTTTACTCTACGCATAAAAGAAGGCTTTTCTGTATTAGATAATGCAGAAGCCTTTTTAAAAAGAATTGATAAAGGGAAAGTTTCTGAGTTGATGACTCTTCCCATTCGTAGAGAAGAGAGTGCTTATTCTATTGTTTCAGGTGCAGCGATTAAGCGTGTACTTTTTCGTAGTTTTGTGCCGTATCCTATTCGCTATATATGGACTTGTTATCAGGCTTTGGGTTATATTAGAGAAGCCTATCAAACACTAGCGCGTAAGGAACTAACGATGGAAGTCTTGGACTGTTCGGCGATTTTATTGTCCTTGTTTATGAACCAATCCAAGACAGCTAGCAATATCATGTTTATGCTTGATTTGGGGAATCATTTAGATCAGTGGTCTTTGAAAAAAACTGCAACAGATTTAGAACAAAGCCTTCTTGCAAAAGAGAGCGACGTATTCTTAGTACAGGGCGATACGGTTGTTAGTATCAAGAGTTCCGATGTTCAAATAGGAGATGTCTTGGTCCTATCTCAAGGAAATGAAATTCTGTTTGATGGACAAGTAGTTTCAGGTTTAGGTATGGTCAACGAAAGTTCCTTGACGGGAGAGAGTTTTCCAGTTGAAAAAAGAGAGTCTGATTTGGTTTGTGCAAATACAGTATTAGAAACTGGAGAGTTACGCATTCGTGTAACCGATAATCAGATGAACAGCCGGATTTTACAACTGATTGAGTTAATGAAGAAATCTGAAGAAAACAAGAAAACGAAACAACGCTATTTCATCAAGATGGCGGATAAGGTCGTCAAATATAATTTCTTGGGGGCTGGGCTAACTTACCTATTAACAGGTTCTTTTTCTAAGGCTATTTCTTTCCTATTAGTCGATTTCTCCTGCGCTTTGAAAATCTCTACTCCTGTAGCTTATTTGACAGCTATCAAGGAGGGGTTGAACCGTGAAATGGTGATTAAGGATGGGGATGTTCTGGAGAAATATCTGGAAGTTGATACTTTCTTGTTTGATAAGACGGGAACAATCACAACTAGTTATCCTATAGTTGAAAAGGTGTTACCTTTTGGGGACTATAGTGAGGAAGATATTCTCAGAATCAGTGCCTGTCTTGAGGAACACATTTATCATCCTATTGCTAATGCCATCGTCAAGCAAGCTGAGATAGAGGGAATTGAACATGAGGAAATGCATGGGAAACTCCAATATATTGCAAGCAAGGGGATCAAATCTCATATAGATGGCCAACCAGTTCTTATTGGGAATTATGTCTTGATGCAGGATGAGCAGATTCATATCAGTTCAGAACAAAATGCTTTAATTGAAGAGTACAAGAGTCACTACAATCTCTTATTCTTGGCTTATCAGAATGAATTGATTGGAATGTTCTGCATTCATACTCCTTTGAGAAAAGAAGCAAAAGCAGCCTTGGAGAAACTTAAGGCACAAGGGAAAAAATTGATTCTGGCAACAGGGGACACCTTGGTTAGGACAGAGGAATTAGTCAAAGATTTGCCCTTTGATCAGGTCTATACAGACTTGAAACCTGATGGGAAATTTGAGTTAGTAGAGGAACTGCAGAAAGCAGGTCACACGATTTTGATGGTTGGAGATGGATTGAATGACTCAGCGGCTCTAACCCTATCAGATATCGGTGTGGTGATGAATGAGAGTGCAGATATTTCTAAGCAGATGAGCGATATCTTATTGTTAGATAATCGTTTGGATTTCTTCCAAGAGTTGGATTGGCTATCATCATCTTTGCAAACACTCATCAAGAAGAATATTCAAGATACCGTTGTCGTAAATAGTAGTTTGATTGGCTTTGGCTTGTTTAATTGGCTCAGTCCTTCAAACCTCTCTATCCTACATAATCTAACAACCTTACGCATAGTCCTGCGTAGCCTGTCTATTAAGGGATAG
- a CDS encoding tyrosine--tRNA ligase (catalyzes the formation of tyrosyl-tRNA(Tyr) from tyrosine and tRNA(Tyr)): MHIFDELKERGLIFQTTDEEALRKALEEGQVSYYTGYDPTADSLHLGHLVAILTSRRLQLAGHKPYALVGGATGLIGDPSFKDAERSLQTKDTVEGWVKSIQGQLSRFLDFENGENKAVMVNNYDWFGSISFIDFLRDVGKYFTVNYMMSKESVKKRIETGISYTEFAYQIMQGYDFYVLNQDYNVTLQIGGSDQWGNMTAGTELLRRKADKTGHVITVPLITDATGKKFGKSEGNAVWLNPEKTSPYEMYQFWMNVMDADAVRFLKIFTFLSLDEIEDIRKEFEAAPHERLAQKVLAREVVTLVHGEEAYKEALNITEQLFAGNIKNLSVKELKQGLRGVPNYQVKADENHNIVELLVSSGVVNSKRQAREDVQNGAIYVNGDRIQDLDYVLSDADKLENELTVIRRGKKKYFVLTY, from the coding sequence ATGCACATTTTTGATGAGCTAAAAGAGCGTGGTTTGATTTTTCAAACGACTGATGAAGAAGCTTTGCGTAAAGCCCTAGAAGAAGGTCAAGTTTCTTATTATACTGGCTACGATCCAACTGCTGATAGCCTTCACCTCGGCCACCTTGTCGCAATCTTGACCAGTCGTCGCTTGCAGTTAGCAGGTCATAAACCATATGCGCTCGTTGGCGGTGCTACAGGTCTCATCGGAGATCCGTCCTTCAAAGATGCTGAGCGTAGTCTCCAAACAAAAGACACAGTAGAGGGCTGGGTCAAGTCTATCCAAGGGCAACTTTCTCGTTTTCTTGACTTTGAAAATGGTGAAAATAAGGCTGTCATGGTCAACAACTACGACTGGTTTGGCAGTATCAGCTTCATTGACTTCCTCCGTGACGTCGGAAAATACTTCACTGTCAACTACATGATGAGTAAGGAATCTGTGAAGAAACGGATCGAGACAGGGATTTCTTACACTGAGTTTGCCTACCAAATCATGCAAGGGTACGACTTCTATGTCCTTAACCAAGACTACAATGTTACTCTGCAAATCGGTGGTTCTGACCAGTGGGGAAATATGACAGCTGGTACCGAATTGCTTCGTCGTAAGGCTGACAAGACTGGTCACGTGATCACTGTTCCACTCATCACAGACGCAACTGGTAAGAAATTTGGTAAGTCAGAAGGAAACGCAGTTTGGCTTAACCCTGAAAAGACTTCTCCATACGAAATGTACCAATTCTGGATGAACGTGATGGATGCTGACGCTGTTCGCTTCTTGAAAATCTTTACCTTCTTGTCACTCGATGAGATTGAAGACATCCGCAAAGAGTTTGAAGCGGCTCCACACGAACGCTTGGCACAAAAGGTCCTCGCTCGTGAAGTCGTGACTCTTGTTCACGGAGAAGAAGCTTACAAAGAAGCCCTTAACATCACCGAGCAACTCTTTGCTGGAAACATCAAAAACCTTTCTGTCAAAGAACTCAAACAAGGACTTCGTGGAGTGCCAAACTACCAAGTAAAAGCAGACGAAAACCACAATATCGTGGAACTCCTCGTGTCATCTGGTGTGGTGAATTCAAAACGCCAAGCCCGTGAAGACGTCCAAAACGGAGCTATCTACGTCAACGGCGACCGTATCCAAGACCTTGACTATGTCTTGAGTGACGCAGATAAGTTAGAAAACGAACTCACTGTTATCCGCCGCGGGAAGAAGAAATACTTTGTGTTGACTTACTAA
- a CDS encoding transglycosylase — protein sequence MKERINELKTKMLHFFQQLMQRIAKWKKRLAEKLANKKTGKKGTSSDKVGRAGSNFAKVLSGFKIVFNTLFILGFIGGLFGAGVAMGYGVALFDKAQVPQAEELVKQVKDIASISEITYSDGSTIASIEGDLLRTSVASDAISDNLKKAIVATEDEHFNEHKGVVPKAVIRATLGTFVGLGSSSGGSTLTQQVIKQQVVGDAPTLARKAKEIIDALALERAMGKDEILTTYLNIAPFGRNHKGQNIAGAQQAAEGIFGVNASDLTVPQAAFIAGLPQSPISYSPYESDGSMKSDEDMALGIKRAKDVLYNMYRTGALSQEDYDKYKDYDFKKDFLPSGSVSGTSRDYLYYATLAEATDRMYDYLVQRDNVSAQELKNESIQKSYRDLATKEIENGGYKITTTINKNVHAAMQNAVATYGYLLDDSTGQPEVGNVLMDNQTGAILGFVGGRNYQENQNNHAIDTKRSPASTTKPILAYSIAIDQGLMGSASILSNYPTNFSNGNPIMYVNSPGTGMMTLGEALNYSWNIPAYWTYRTLREKGVDVKGYMEKMGYEIPEYGIESLPMGGGIDVTVAQHTNGYQTLANNGVYHKKHMIAKIESTDGRLVYEHKDEPVQVYSKATATIMQSLLRDVISSRITSSFQTDLTTINPSLARADWIGKTGTTNEDENMWLMLSTPRLTLGGWLGHDDNRPLAKGAGHYRNANYMAHLVNAIQQAEPGIWGNERFNLDPSVTKSQVLRSTGQKPGKVSINGKEIEVSGSTVTSYWATKEGAPVTTYRFAIGGSDADYQNAWKNILGSIPAVTSPSSSSGSGTTSSSGNTQSGSSGRSRLFNR from the coding sequence ATGAAAGAAAGAATTAATGAATTAAAAACAAAAATGCTGCATTTTTTCCAGCAGCTAATGCAACGAATTGCAAAATGGAAGAAAAGACTAGCAGAAAAACTGGCTAATAAGAAAACCGGTAAAAAGGGGACCTCTTCTGACAAAGTTGGAAGGGCAGGATCTAATTTTGCTAAGGTTTTGAGTGGGTTTAAAATAGTCTTTAACACTCTCTTTATCTTAGGTTTTATCGGTGGACTGTTTGGCGCTGGTGTAGCTATGGGTTATGGAGTCGCTCTATTTGACAAGGCTCAGGTGCCTCAAGCAGAAGAGTTGGTCAAGCAAGTGAAGGATATTGCCTCTATCTCAGAAATCACTTATTCTGACGGCAGTACCATTGCCTCGATCGAGGGTGATTTGTTGCGCACTTCAGTCGCTTCAGATGCTATCTCAGATAACCTTAAGAAAGCCATTGTTGCGACAGAGGACGAGCATTTCAATGAGCACAAGGGAGTTGTGCCTAAGGCCGTTATTCGTGCGACCTTGGGAACCTTTGTCGGTCTAGGCTCGTCTAGTGGTGGTTCGACCTTGACCCAGCAGGTCATCAAGCAACAAGTAGTGGGGGATGCTCCAACTCTAGCTCGTAAGGCTAAAGAGATTATTGATGCTCTTGCTTTAGAAAGGGCCATGGGTAAGGATGAGATTTTGACAACCTACCTTAACATAGCTCCTTTTGGTCGCAATCATAAAGGCCAAAATATTGCAGGTGCCCAGCAGGCTGCAGAAGGAATCTTTGGTGTCAATGCTTCGGATTTAACGGTCCCTCAAGCTGCCTTTATCGCAGGATTGCCACAGAGTCCAATCAGTTATTCTCCTTATGAATCTGATGGTAGCATGAAGAGTGATGAGGACATGGCTTTGGGAATTAAGCGTGCCAAGGATGTCCTCTACAATATGTACCGAACAGGGGCTCTAAGTCAGGAAGACTACGATAAGTACAAAGATTATGACTTTAAGAAAGACTTCCTACCATCAGGTAGTGTTAGTGGTACTTCGCGTGACTATCTCTACTATGCAACCTTGGCAGAAGCAACTGATCGTATGTATGACTACCTCGTCCAACGAGATAATGTTTCTGCGCAAGAATTAAAGAATGAGTCCATTCAGAAATCCTATCGTGATTTAGCCACTAAGGAAATTGAAAATGGTGGATATAAGATTACGACAACTATCAATAAAAATGTTCATGCTGCGATGCAAAATGCGGTTGCGACCTACGGCTATCTGCTAGATGATTCGACAGGCCAGCCTGAGGTGGGGAATGTCCTCATGGACAACCAAACGGGAGCTATCCTTGGATTTGTTGGTGGCCGTAATTATCAAGAAAATCAGAACAATCACGCTATTGATACCAAGCGTTCTCCTGCTTCGACTACTAAGCCGATATTGGCTTACAGTATTGCCATTGATCAAGGTCTGATGGGAAGTGCAAGTATCTTGTCAAACTATCCTACCAACTTCTCAAACGGGAATCCCATCATGTATGTCAATAGTCCTGGTACGGGCATGATGACATTGGGAGAAGCCCTTAACTACTCATGGAATATCCCAGCCTACTGGACGTATCGTACGCTTCGAGAGAAGGGTGTTGATGTCAAGGGCTATATGGAAAAAATGGGTTATGAAATCCCAGAATATGGCATTGAAAGTTTACCGATGGGTGGGGGGATTGACGTTACAGTTGCCCAGCATACCAACGGGTATCAAACTCTGGCTAACAATGGAGTTTACCATAAGAAACATATGATCGCTAAGATCGAGTCAACGGATGGCCGACTGGTATACGAGCACAAGGATGAGCCTGTCCAAGTTTATTCAAAAGCGACAGCAACCATCATGCAAAGTTTGCTTCGCGATGTTATTTCATCTCGGATTACTTCAAGTTTCCAGACGGATTTGACGACTATCAATCCATCCCTAGCTCGTGCTGACTGGATCGGAAAAACTGGTACGACCAATGAAGATGAAAATATGTGGCTCATGCTTTCTACACCTCGCTTGACTTTGGGTGGCTGGTTAGGTCACGATGACAACCGACCACTAGCCAAAGGAGCAGGCCACTACCGTAATGCCAACTATATGGCCCACTTGGTCAATGCTATCCAACAAGCTGAACCTGGAATATGGGGGAATGAGCGCTTTAATCTGGATCCAAGTGTGACCAAGTCACAAGTTCTCCGATCTACAGGGCAAAAACCGGGCAAGGTTTCCATCAATGGGAAAGAAATAGAAGTTTCTGGATCAACAGTAACGAGCTACTGGGCTACTAAAGAAGGTGCCCCAGTGACCACCTATCGCTTTGCTATTGGAGGAAGCGATGCAGATTATCAGAATGCTTGGAAGAATATTCTAGGAAGTATTCCTGCAGTAACTTCTCCAAGCTCAAGTAGCGGTTCGGGAACAACAAGTTCGAGTGGAAATACTCAGAGTGGCTCTTCAGGACGTTCACGTCTGTTTAATCGCTAA
- a CDS encoding membrane protein — protein MNHYQKKIVKGTLYSLLSGLIWGICGILGEYFFTHYPVSSGWITSMRLLVAGSLVLGLSAFQLRTRLLDIWRDKKNYLPFLAYAILGIFSVQFFFYLCVEYSNATTATILQFISPVFILFYNRIVYQKKASITAVFYVLIAMLGVFLMATKGDLSQLSMTPLALVTGLLSAVGVMFNVILPQRFARRYGFVPTVGWGMILAGLFSNFLYPIYRISFQVDLVSVLICLTIAVFGTAFAFFLSMKAVSLVSPLVVSVVSASEPLSSALLSVLFLGLVMDGFLALAMVLIIVPMIFLSVEEAKQAR, from the coding sequence ATGAATCATTATCAGAAAAAGATTGTTAAGGGAACACTATACTCGCTACTCTCAGGCCTAATCTGGGGGATCTGTGGGATTTTAGGAGAGTATTTTTTCACTCATTATCCAGTGTCTTCTGGATGGATTACTTCTATGCGTTTACTGGTAGCGGGGAGTTTGGTTTTAGGCTTATCGGCCTTTCAGTTGCGCACTCGATTATTGGATATCTGGCGTGATAAGAAAAATTATCTACCTTTTTTAGCCTATGCTATTCTAGGTATTTTTTCTGTGCAGTTTTTCTTCTATCTCTGCGTTGAGTATTCCAATGCGACGACGGCGACCATTTTGCAATTTATCAGCCCCGTTTTTATTTTGTTTTACAATCGCATTGTCTACCAGAAGAAGGCTTCGATTACAGCTGTGTTCTATGTTTTGATTGCCATGCTAGGTGTTTTTTTGATGGCTACAAAAGGGGATTTGTCCCAGTTATCCATGACACCTTTGGCTCTAGTGACAGGTTTGCTCAGTGCAGTAGGGGTCATGTTTAATGTTATCCTTCCCCAACGCTTTGCACGGCGCTACGGATTTGTTCCGACTGTTGGTTGGGGGATGATTCTGGCAGGTCTCTTTAGTAATTTCCTCTACCCTATTTATCGGATAAGTTTTCAAGTGGATCTGGTAAGTGTGCTGATTTGTCTGACGATTGCCGTGTTTGGTACTGCTTTTGCCTTCTTCCTATCTATGAAGGCTGTGTCACTCGTTTCCCCGCTGGTTGTATCGGTTGTGAGTGCTAGCGAACCGCTTTCTTCAGCTTTATTAAGTGTTCTTTTTCTGGGATTGGTCATGGATGGTTTTTTGGCCTTGGCTATGGTGTTGATTATCGTTCCGATGATTTTTTTATCTGTAGAAGAAGCAAAACAAGCCAGGTAA
- a CDS encoding 2,3,4,5-tetrahydropyridine-2,6-carboxylate N-succinyltransferase produces MTATKMNAQEIIQFIANAEKKTSVKVTFEGELATAVPSSVVKLGNVLFGDWKDVAPLLEGLVENQDYVVEQDARNSAVPLLDKRAINARIEPGAIIRDQVEIGDNAVIMMGAVINIGAEIGAGTMIDMGAILGGRAIVGKNSHVGAGAVLAGVIEPASAEPVRVGDNVLIGANAVVIEGVQIGSGSVVAAGAIVTQDVPENVVVAGVPARIIKEIDAQTQQKTALEDALRTL; encoded by the coding sequence ATGACTGCTACAAAAATGAACGCTCAAGAAATTATCCAATTTATCGCCAATGCGGAAAAGAAAACCAGTGTCAAAGTAACTTTTGAGGGAGAACTTGCAACTGCTGTGCCAAGCTCTGTTGTCAAACTAGGAAATGTTTTATTCGGAGACTGGAAGGACGTGGCTCCGCTTCTTGAAGGTTTGGTAGAAAATCAAGATTACGTTGTCGAGCAAGATGCTCGTAATTCTGCAGTTCCTTTGTTAGATAAACGTGCTATCAATGCTCGTATCGAGCCAGGTGCTATTATCCGTGACCAGGTTGAAATTGGTGACAATGCTGTTATCATGATGGGAGCTGTTATCAATATCGGTGCTGAAATCGGTGCTGGAACCATGATTGACATGGGTGCCATCCTTGGAGGTCGTGCTATCGTTGGGAAAAACAGTCACGTTGGTGCAGGTGCAGTTTTGGCAGGTGTGATTGAGCCAGCTAGCGCTGAACCAGTCCGTGTCGGAGACAATGTTCTTATCGGTGCCAATGCAGTGGTTATCGAAGGAGTTCAAATCGGCAGTGGTTCAGTTGTCGCAGCAGGAGCTATTGTTACCCAGGATGTCCCAGAAAACGTGGTAGTGGCAGGTGTTCCGGCTCGTATCATCAAAGAAATTGATGCCCAAACCCAACAAAAAACAGCGCTTGAGGATGCGCTTCGTACCTTGTAA
- a CDS encoding N-acetyldiaminopimelate deacetylase produces MLDLIQTRRDLHQIPEIGLEEFKTQAYLLDVIEKLTTGKDFVQIRTWRTGILVYLQGSQPERTIGWRTDIDGLPIVEQTGLPFASQHQGRMHACGHDFHMTIALGCLERALEEQPKNNLLFLFQPAEENEAGGMLMYEDGAFGDWLPDQFYGLHVRPDLKVGQIATNTHTLFAGTCEVKIRFKGKGGHAAFPHEANDALVAASYFVTQVQSVVSRNVNPIEGAVVTFGLFQAGTTNNVITDTAFLHGTIRALTQDMSLLVQKRVKTVAEGVAAAFDMEVEVELKQGGYLPVENNPALARELMDFFEEKDGIELIDIEPAMTGEDFGYLLSKVDGVMFWLGIDSPYALHHPQMSPEEEAIAIGVDVVSSFLKKKAAE; encoded by the coding sequence ATGTTAGATTTGATTCAGACTAGACGAGATTTACACCAGATTCCAGAGATTGGCTTGGAGGAATTCAAGACTCAGGCTTATTTGCTGGATGTGATTGAGAAATTGACTACGGGCAAGGATTTTGTTCAAATTCGTACTTGGCGAACAGGGATTTTGGTCTACCTGCAGGGAAGTCAGCCGGAGCGAACCATTGGTTGGCGAACAGACATTGATGGTCTGCCTATTGTCGAACAAACAGGTCTACCTTTTGCTTCTCAACACCAAGGTCGCATGCATGCCTGTGGCCATGATTTTCATATGACCATTGCCTTGGGCTGTCTCGAGCGTGCTCTTGAGGAACAACCCAAGAATAATCTGCTTTTTCTGTTTCAACCTGCTGAAGAAAATGAAGCTGGTGGTATGCTCATGTATGAGGATGGTGCTTTTGGAGATTGGTTGCCAGACCAGTTTTATGGTCTCCATGTTCGTCCGGATCTGAAGGTTGGACAGATTGCGACCAACACCCATACGCTCTTTGCAGGGACTTGTGAGGTGAAGATTCGTTTCAAAGGAAAAGGTGGGCACGCAGCCTTCCCGCATGAAGCCAATGACGCCTTGGTGGCGGCTAGTTACTTTGTAACCCAGGTGCAGTCAGTTGTCAGCCGCAATGTCAACCCAATCGAGGGAGCGGTGGTGACCTTTGGCCTTTTCCAAGCTGGAACAACCAACAATGTCATTACAGACACAGCATTTTTACACGGAACCATTCGCGCTTTGACTCAAGACATGAGCCTCTTGGTGCAAAAAAGAGTCAAGACTGTCGCAGAAGGGGTTGCAGCAGCCTTTGATATGGAAGTCGAAGTAGAACTCAAGCAAGGAGGCTACCTACCTGTTGAGAACAATCCAGCCTTGGCGCGTGAACTGATGGACTTTTTTGAAGAGAAAGACGGAATCGAGTTGATTGATATCGAGCCTGCTATGACTGGTGAGGACTTTGGTTATCTCCTTTCGAAGGTAGATGGCGTTATGTTCTGGCTAGGTATCGATAGTCCCTACGCCCTTCATCACCCTCAGATGAGTCCTGAGGAAGAAGCCATAGCCATTGGGGTAGATGTAGTCTCTAGTTTCTTAAAAAAGAAGGCAGCAGAGTAG
- a CDS encoding 5-formyltetrahydrofolate cyclo-ligase, whose protein sequence is MKAELRKKILQEMKTLSQEQKQAMDRVLTERFLKHPFYQEAKVIATYLSFPHEFQTQELIEQALKDGKKVLIPKTYPKGRMEFVVYNPQQLAKTSFGLLEPQGDLEVVEPSQIDLIHVPGLAFTTEGYRIGYGGGYYDRYLEHFAGHTMSTIYPCQVQEFNSEDHDIAVQEVLIDERNL, encoded by the coding sequence ATGAAAGCAGAACTACGCAAGAAAATTTTGCAAGAAATGAAGACTCTATCTCAGGAGCAAAAACAGGCTATGGATCGAGTTTTAACTGAACGATTTTTAAAGCATCCCTTTTACCAAGAAGCTAAGGTCATCGCAACCTATCTCTCCTTCCCTCATGAATTTCAAACGCAGGAACTGATTGAGCAGGCGCTGAAGGACGGCAAGAAGGTTTTGATACCCAAAACCTATCCCAAGGGGCGCATGGAGTTTGTGGTCTATAATCCGCAGCAGTTGGCAAAAACTTCCTTTGGTTTACTGGAACCGCAAGGAGACTTGGAAGTGGTGGAACCGTCTCAGATTGATTTAATTCATGTTCCGGGTTTGGCTTTTACAACAGAGGGCTATCGGATCGGATATGGTGGAGGATATTATGACCGCTATCTGGAACATTTTGCTGGGCATACCATGAGTACAATCTATCCTTGTCAAGTTCAGGAGTTTAACTCGGAAGACCATGATATTGCCGTCCAGGAGGTGCTAATAGATGAAAGAAATCTTTGA
- a CDS encoding peptidase C54, with protein sequence MKEIFDKRYPVTSFFLLVTALVFLLMLVLTGLNFERADTLLQFGAMYGPIIRLFPEQIWRLFSAIFVHIGWEHFIVNMISLYFLGRQVEEIFGSKQFFFLYLLSGMMGNLFVFAFTPKVVAAGASTSLYGLFAAIIVLRYATRNPYIQQLGQSYLTLFVINIIGSVLIPGISLAGHIGGAVGGAFLAVIFPVKWERRMYSTSQRIGATVLFIALAVFLCYKGMNYV encoded by the coding sequence ATGAAAGAAATCTTTGATAAACGTTATCCTGTGACTAGTTTTTTTCTCCTAGTGACAGCATTGGTATTTCTCTTGATGTTGGTTCTTACAGGTTTAAATTTTGAACGAGCAGATACCTTACTTCAGTTTGGAGCCATGTATGGACCGATCATTCGTTTGTTTCCCGAGCAGATATGGCGCCTTTTTTCGGCTATATTTGTACATATCGGTTGGGAACATTTCATTGTCAATATGATTTCACTCTACTTTCTTGGACGACAGGTGGAGGAGATTTTCGGTTCTAAGCAATTCTTCTTTCTCTATCTCTTATCAGGAATGATGGGCAATCTCTTTGTTTTTGCTTTCACGCCGAAAGTTGTAGCAGCAGGAGCGTCCACTTCTCTTTACGGACTATTTGCTGCGATTATCGTCTTGCGTTACGCAACTCGCAACCCCTATATCCAGCAGTTGGGGCAATCCTATCTGACACTTTTCGTGATAAATATCATTGGAAGTGTTCTGATTCCAGGAATCAGCCTAGCAGGCCATATCGGAGGTGCAGTAGGCGGTGCCTTTCTAGCAGTCATCTTCCCAGTTAAATGGGAGAGAAGGATGTACAGTACCAGCCAGCGAATCGGAGCAACTGTACTTTTTATTGCACTAGCCGTTTTCCTTTGCTATAAGGGAATGAACTATGTGTAG